The following coding sequences lie in one Xiphophorus maculatus strain JP 163 A chromosome 4, X_maculatus-5.0-male, whole genome shotgun sequence genomic window:
- the tcf25 gene encoding transcription factor 25, which produces MSTRALRRLKGKQRGQEALDLGDLSLGDSPEEQVEAEVGEEQLDTANAANAANVSPPSNSKSSSSRKTKKNKAQENFSNIYELICDAENESDRVSPDEDPVKNKASGTKKNNNKDVENQGQEHEEESTKSGDRVKKKKKKKKTKTTSEDGQLNGAATENIDLLLENLELSNGVSLQSEDCGGSVRKSVLHVEHRNLNPETELKRYFGARAVLGDQRPRQRNRHFHRSTWITSPKESWPRFSRPGISMTLLESKNGVHYFTFEHNRDYQQAQFKFLDAVESMDPNNIVALLQLNPYHIDSLLQLSDVCRIQEDQEMARDLIERALYSFECAFHPLFSLTSGTSQLDYLRPENRAFYLALYKHMMFLEKRGCPRTALEYCKLILCLDPDSDPLCMLLLIDFLMLRSREYKPLLQLYQDWEEHRNLSQLPNFAFSCALCHFHLSQQDDVDPEESDKQRQQADQMLQSALIMFPGVLMPLLDLCTVQPDSTVSSHSFFGPKSQIGQPPALAELTALYVGRTYSLWKEAVVMLWLEESVKEVLRRVDAKDPLVEDCENKRKQRYQSAPRNIHRHVLLSEIKEATSTLPLEVTIQPVMGFDPLPPLDSVISYTRPERQHVGASNESTLSLFFRSLLPNFNLQGGLRQEDDMEVARVGQELNQEVNRLMVAMRDMLANIRFQEPPREDNPYRDEDEWD; this is translated from the exons ATGTCTACACGGGCCTTGAGAAGACTCAAAGGGAAACAGAGGGGTCAGGAGGCCTTGGACCTCGGGGACCTAAGTTTGGGAGACAGCCCGGAGGAGCAGGTTGAAGCTGAGGTTGGGGAGGAGCAGCTGGACACGGCTAATGCTGctaatgctgctaatgtttCTCCTCCTTCCAATagcaaaagcagcagcagccgaaagacaaagaaaaataaggcTCAGGAAAACTTCAGTAACATTTATGAACTG ATATGTGATGCAGAAAATGAGTCAGATAGAGTTTCACCCGATGAAGATccagtgaaaaataaagcaagtggAACCAAAAAGAATAATAACAAAGATGTTGAGAATCAAGGTCAAGAGCATGAGGAAGAGTCCACAAAG tcgGGAGACAgagttaaaaagaagaaaaaaaagaagaaaactaaaacgACATCAGAGGATGGACAATTAAAT gGAGCTGCAactgaaaatattgatttactGCTGGAGAACCTGGAGCTGTCCAACGGTGTGAGTCTGCAAAGTGAGGACTGCGGCGGCTCAGTCAGAAAATCTGTGCTTCATGTGGAACACAG GAATCTCAACCCAGAGACTGAACTGAAGAGATACTTTGGGGCTCGGGCTGTTCTGGGTGATCAAAG ACCTCGGCAAAGAAACAGGCACTTTCACCGCAGCACTTGGATTACCAGCCCAAAGGAGAGCTGGCCTCGCTTTAGCCGACCCG GAATCTCGATGACCTTGCTGGAGTCCAAGAATGGCGTTCATTATTTCACCTTTGAGCACAACCGGGACTACCAACAAGCGCAGTTCAAGTTCTTAGATGCTGTTGAGTCCATGGATCCCAACAACATTGTG GCTCTGCTTCAGCTAAACCCGTATCACATCGATTCCCTGCTGCAGCTTTCTGACGTTTGCAGGATACAGGAGGATCAAGAGATGGCGCGCGACCTCATCG AACGGGCTTTGTACAGCTTCGAGTGTGCTTTTCACCCTTTATTCAGCCTAACATCAGGAACCAGCCAGCTGGACTATTTGCGACCAGAAAACAG AGCATTTTATCTGGCTCTTTATAAGCACATGATGTTCCTGGAGAAGAGAGGATGCCCACGGACCGCTTTGGAGTACTGCAAACTGATCCTTTG TTTAGACCCAGACTCCGACCCGCTTTGCATGCTGCTGCTCATCGATTTCCTCATGCTTCGTTCCAGAGAGTACAAGCCTCTCCTTCAGCTGTATCAGGACTGGGAG gagcATAGAAATCTGTCTCAGCTGCCAAACTTTGCATTCTCCTGCGCACTCTGTCATTTCCACCTGAGTCAGCAAGATGATGTGGATCCTGAAGAAAGTGACAAACAGAGGCAACAAGCTGACCAGATGCTGCAGAGCGCTCTCATAATGTTCCCTGGAG TTCTGATGCCTTTGCTGGATCTATGCACTGTTCAGCCTGACAGCACAGTCTCTTCCCATAGCTTCTTTGGTCCAAAGAGTCAGATAGG GCAGCCACCAGCTTTGGCTGAGCTCACGGCTCTGTATGTGGGGAGAACGTACAGCCTGTGGAAGGAGGCGGTGGTAATGCTCTGGCTGGAGGAGTCAGTGAAGGAGGTGCTTCGCCGGGTCGATGCCAAAGATCCTCTCGTAGAGGACTGTGAGAACAA GAGAAAGCAGAGATACCAGAGTGCACCAAGAAACATCCATCGCCATGTTCTCCTCTCTGAGATTAAAGAAGCCACCTCGACTCTGCCTCTT GAGGTGACCATTCAGCCTGTGATGGGTTTTGACCCTCTGCCTCCACTGGACTCTGTGATTTCATACACCAGACCAGAAAG GCAGCATGTTGGTGCATCCAATGAGAGCACGCTGTCGCTGTTTTTCCGTTCTTTGCTCCCAAACTTCAACCTTCAG GGCGGACTGAGACAGGAGGATGACATGGAAGTAGCGCGAGTCGGCCAGGAGTTGAACCAGGAGGTGAATCGTCTGATGGTGGCCATGAGGGACATGCTGGCAAACATCCGATTCCAGGAGCCGCCCAGAGAGGACAACCCCTACAGGGACGAGGACGAATGGGACTGA
- the mc1r gene encoding melanocyte-stimulating hormone receptor has translation MDFNNSSLRYLHVEFNPLTEIMDENETNSTLGERNLSSCVQIRIPQELFLALGIVSLVENILVILAIIRNRNLHSPMYYFICCLAVSDMLVSVSNVVETIFMLLNDHGLLDVHPGMLRHLDNVIDVMICSSVVSSLSFLCTIAADRYITIFYALRYHSIMTTQRAVSIIAVVWLASVASSILFIVYHTDNAVIVCLVTFFCITLVFNAALYLHMFVLAHVHSRRITAFHKGRRQSTSMKGAITLTILLGVFILCWGPFFLHLILILACPTSPFCNCFFRNFNLFLILIICNSLIDPLIYAYRSQELRKTLQELVLCSWCFGM, from the coding sequence ATGGATTTCAACAACAGCTCGCTGCGCTATCTCCACGTGGAGTTCAACCCGCTGACTGAAATCATGGACGAGAACGAAACGAACTCCACGCTCGGTGAGCGGAACTTGTCGAGCTGCGTCCAGATCCGGATCCCGCAGGAGCTTTTCCTGGCGCTGGGCATCGTCAGCCTGGTGGAGAACATCCTGGTGATCCTGGCGATCATCAGGAACCGCAACCTGCACTCGCCCATGTACTACTTCATCTGCTGCCTGGCCGTGTCCGACATGCTGGTGAGCGTCAGCAACGTGGTGGAAACCATCTTCATGCTCCTGAACGACCACGGCCTTCTGGACGTGCACCCGGGCATGCTGCGCCACCTGGACAACGTCATCGACGTGATGATCTGCAGCTCCGTGGTGTCCTCGCTCTCCTTCCTGTGCACCATCGCCGCGGACCGCTACATCACCATCTTCTACGCGCTGCGCTACCACAGCATCATGACCACGCAGCGCGCCGTCAGCATCATCGCGGTGGTGTGGCTGGCCAGCGTCGCCTCCAGCATCCTCTTCATCGTGTACCACACCGACAACGCCGTCATCGTGTGCCTGGTCACCTTCTTCTGCATCACCCTGGTGTTCAACGCGGCGCTCTACCTGCACATGTTCGTGTTGGCCCACGTGCACTCGCGGCGCATCACCGCGTTTCACAAAGGCAGGCGCCAGTCCACCAGCATGAAGGGCGCGATCACCCTCACCATCCTGCTCGGTGTCTTCATTCTGTGCTGGGGGCCTTTCTTCCTCcacctcatcctcatcctcgcCTGCCCCACCAGTCCCTTCTGCAACTGCTTCTTCCGGAACTTTAACCTTTTCCTAATTCTGATCATCTGCAACTCCCTCATCGACCCGCTCATCTATGCCTACAGGAGCCAGGAGCTGCGCAAAACCCTGCAGGAGCTGGTCCTGTGCTCCTGGTGCTTTGGCATGTAG